One Deltaproteobacteria bacterium DNA window includes the following coding sequences:
- a CDS encoding HAD-IIIA family hydrolase yields the protein MWETAASAVRLLVLDVDGVLTDGRIVLDDRGVETKYFHVRDGQGLKLLQDSGIQVVLITGRRSEVVGHRARELGIDEVHQGVGDKVALLLQIIRRKGIEKEEVCVVGDDLPDLPMFQVAGMSVAVSDAAPELREHATMVTKNRGGRGAVREVCELILKAQGKWTSSLSAYLPGDEM from the coding sequence ATGTGGGAGACGGCCGCCTCGGCCGTGCGATTGCTTGTCCTGGATGTGGACGGCGTCCTGACGGATGGGCGGATCGTACTGGATGACCGGGGAGTGGAGACCAAGTATTTTCACGTGAGGGACGGGCAGGGGCTCAAGCTGCTCCAGGACTCCGGCATCCAGGTCGTGCTGATCACCGGGAGGCGTTCTGAGGTGGTCGGACACAGAGCGCGAGAATTGGGCATCGATGAGGTCCACCAGGGGGTCGGGGACAAGGTGGCCCTTCTTCTCCAGATTATCCGGCGAAAAGGGATCGAGAAGGAGGAGGTATGCGTAGTGGGAGACGATCTGCCGGACCTGCCCATGTTCCAGGTGGCGGGAATGAGCGTCGCGGTATCGGATGCCGCACCCGAGTTGAGAGAGCATGCCACGATGGTGACCAAGAACAGGGGTGGGAGGGGCGCGGTGAGGGAAGTATGTGAACTGATCCTGAAGGCCCAGGGGAAATGGACCAGTTCCCTTTCCGCTTATCTGCCGGGGGACGAGATGTGA
- the kdsA gene encoding 3-deoxy-8-phosphooctulonate synthase, translating into MRNPVTIGDLTITGSGPFFLIAGPCVIESESITMEVAAYLKETADLLDIPVIFKSSYDKANRTSLDSYRGPGMEKGLEILAKVKEVTGLPLLSDVHESGEVHRAAQVLDVIQIPAFLCRQTDLLVAAARAGLPVNIKKGQFLSPWEMERAVQKVVSAGNRNIFLTERGTTFGYNNLVVDMRSIAVMKRFGFPVVFDATHSVQLPGGSGTSSGGQREFVRPLSQAAVAAGADGVFMEVHPHPESALCDGPNSLPLDEIRPLMALLKELHGLVRAQG; encoded by the coding sequence TTGCGAAATCCCGTCACCATCGGTGACTTGACCATTACCGGGAGCGGCCCGTTCTTCCTGATAGCAGGTCCCTGCGTGATTGAAAGCGAGTCCATCACCATGGAGGTGGCAGCTTACCTGAAGGAGACGGCAGACCTCCTGGACATCCCCGTGATCTTCAAGAGTTCCTATGACAAGGCCAACCGGACCTCCCTCGATTCCTACCGGGGGCCGGGCATGGAGAAGGGACTGGAGATCCTTGCCAAGGTGAAAGAGGTGACCGGTCTGCCCCTCTTATCGGATGTTCACGAGAGCGGCGAAGTACATCGGGCGGCCCAGGTCTTGGACGTGATCCAGATCCCGGCCTTTCTCTGCCGGCAGACGGATCTCCTGGTAGCGGCGGCCCGGGCGGGTCTCCCCGTGAACATCAAGAAAGGGCAATTCCTCTCACCCTGGGAAATGGAAAGGGCCGTACAAAAGGTGGTCTCCGCCGGGAACAGGAATATCTTCCTTACCGAGCGCGGGACGACCTTCGGGTACAACAACCTTGTGGTGGATATGCGGTCCATTGCGGTAATGAAGAGGTTCGGTTTTCCTGTGGTGTTCGACGCAACCCATAGCGTTCAATTGCCTGGAGGGAGCGGAACCAGCTCGGGCGGACAGAGGGAATTCGTGCGCCCCCTTTCCCAGGCGGCCGTTGCCGCCGGGGCTGACGGGGTCTTCATGGAGGTCCACCCCCACCCGGAATCCGCCCTATGTGACGGCCCGAATTCATTGCCGTTGGATGAAATCCGGCCGCTTATGGCACTGCTAAAGGAACTTCACGGACTCGTTCGGGCCCAAGGGTAA
- a CDS encoding homocysteine biosynthesis protein, producing MTEIVRRKGPAGAFKSVDVVTTGTFSPMCSSGAFINFGHTKPAIRASKVWLNDVPAYAGIAAVDIYLGATEPAENDPLNAVHPGQFKYGGGHVIQDLVAGKKIRLKALSYGTDCYPNRETEKRVTLSDLPYAMLLNPRNAYQNYNCAVNTTKKTLYTYMGVLKPRLGNANYATSGQLSPLLNDPYYLTMGLGTRIFLGGAQGYIIGPGTQHNPGVERGPNGVPLSSAGTLMVMGNLKEMDPRWLVGVSLLGYGCSLAVGLGVPIPVLNEEIARFTGISDDEIFTQIIDYGVDYPKGKATALGHVSYAELKSGSIRFRGEDIPTVPLSSYVRALEIARTLKEWIEKGDFLLTEPQVMLPTVERS from the coding sequence ATGACTGAGATCGTGAGACGCAAGGGACCCGCGGGGGCCTTCAAATCGGTGGACGTGGTCACCACCGGGACCTTCTCGCCGATGTGCTCATCAGGAGCTTTCATCAATTTCGGGCATACCAAACCGGCGATCAGGGCATCCAAGGTCTGGTTGAACGACGTCCCCGCCTATGCCGGGATCGCGGCGGTGGACATCTACCTCGGAGCTACCGAACCGGCCGAGAACGACCCCTTGAATGCAGTGCATCCGGGCCAGTTCAAGTACGGCGGAGGACACGTGATCCAGGACCTGGTGGCGGGGAAAAAAATCAGGTTGAAGGCACTTTCTTACGGGACGGACTGTTATCCCAACAGGGAGACGGAGAAGCGGGTGACCCTCTCGGACCTCCCTTACGCCATGCTGCTCAATCCCAGGAACGCATACCAGAATTACAATTGCGCCGTGAACACCACCAAAAAGACCCTATATACCTACATGGGGGTCTTGAAACCGCGCCTTGGAAACGCCAATTACGCGACATCGGGCCAGTTGAGCCCTCTCTTGAACGATCCCTATTACCTCACCATGGGACTTGGAACCCGAATCTTCCTGGGAGGTGCCCAGGGTTACATCATCGGCCCCGGCACCCAGCACAACCCGGGGGTGGAAAGGGGACCGAACGGTGTCCCATTAAGCAGTGCCGGGACCCTCATGGTGATGGGGAACCTGAAAGAAATGGATCCGCGGTGGCTGGTGGGTGTCAGCCTGCTGGGCTATGGCTGTTCGCTGGCCGTGGGTCTCGGTGTGCCCATTCCCGTCCTTAACGAGGAAATCGCGCGATTTACCGGCATCTCTGATGATGAGATCTTCACCCAGATTATCGATTACGGCGTGGATTATCCAAAAGGGAAGGCCACTGCCTTGGGACACGTCAGCTATGCCGAACTGAAGAGCGGGAGCATCCGGTTCAGGGGGGAGGATATCCCCACCGTTCCCCTCTCATCCTATGTAAGGGCACTTGAGATCGCCCGAACCCTTAAAGAATGGATTGAGAAGGGCGATTTCCTCCTCACCGAACCCCAGGTGATGCTTCCGACGGTTGAGAGGAGTTGA
- a CDS encoding ferrous iron transport protein A: MKKIIKMRQMTNYQKGIIRKVTARGEMGRRIREMGLVPDTPIQIQGRAPLYDPVAVKVRDYTLTLRNNEADQILVEVDILDEKQ; the protein is encoded by the coding sequence ATGAAGAAAATCATCAAGATGCGCCAGATGACAAACTACCAAAAGGGGATTATCAGGAAGGTAACCGCGAGAGGAGAAATGGGGAGACGGATTCGGGAGATGGGACTGGTGCCTGACACACCAATCCAAATCCAGGGCCGTGCCCCTCTCTATGACCCCGTGGCCGTGAAGGTTCGAGATTACACCCTAACCCTCAGAAACAACGAGGCTGACCAGATCCTGGTCGAAGTGGACATCCTGGACGAAAAGCAATGA